The segment gtaagATTTTCTAATTTAACCCTATTTTCCAGCAAaccctatttttaatattatatatattatatacattaGTATTGAAACTATATTAGGCTAGAAGATTCAACCAATGCAACatgcaatatatttatatataccattactttgtacataaaattatattaattacaaacatcacacatcaaagttttttgtttataaacatatgaggtttcacatctgaaacctctgctctaataacccgatcgagatagctttagcctactaatatctcttagcgctctaaactcaggctttgctagaacgctggtcgggtcgtgatatttcccttcggTGTTGTATAGAACAGCTTGAGTCACGCTCTTCGCCTTTTCCAACTCATGTTGCTGCAGAGGAAGTTAGAAACATCATAAATTTATAGTTCATATAACACATGCTTAGCAACAAAAAATGACACAATTATATAAACGACTATTAGAGCAATACCTTAGAAGGGTTAGTTACATatcttccggtctctctcatgaactcgcagacgtagaatccacaatggaccgatccgactggttgcttatggcactgatgtatgacaaaaaagtggatatttattagttgcaacatcgtcatatgcatattatatttataaaagacAGCTTGTGATATTTTGGTACGTACTGGCCATGTATAAAATAATCTCAATGGTTGCCCCGGTTCTGATGAATCGCACCTTCCACCTTtgatcttataatacctataggccctatagtatcgaatacacaatcctcaagttattctgaaactcttataaaagtaggtatgaatatttaatgtactcagcttaccgttctaagtgtgtaatgaattttgcataacttgaaggatcatagtctgcggagtctaggactagcacacgtcctagactaggattaatgaggaggcagatccagtggtctctgagagaatcgaatttatgatgcaagtgcccattgaaattactaatatgacgatgaatacaaattgacacttacccaaagttgtatagggcaacaacacattctcgatcttgatacttgagcagtgccaaggctatgtagaggtcgtatttacattcataatcTAGTCGACTTTCATCTATTATCTTCTTACGCTCAGCGGGATCCAAACCTTCTAAGGAGTCGTGTTTGTCTCCGATTCTGAAGTTGTGCTGCTCCTCGCATATCTTCATCGGGCTCAGATACGCAACCCTTTTACTGGCAGACCTATCCGAATCTGAACCGTACCGCATctcttgttgttcaaaattcattctgcaatgagcacttgtatgttagatgttggaaattgatgcaactcatgaataataacacaagatagtacgagtgacacttacaatgccAACATGGTTACCAGTTGCACGTCTAGTCTCTGGAGGTTCATCATTAGccacatgtcctcgaaggtAACGATTGCCTTTGTACGCTCACTGTTGAATGCTTTTAGTGGTATaatcacattgatcgtgtgaatgcctacagaagctgctctcatataccagtcatgcaTTCTTTTTATACAAGCTGGGATCTTTTTGAGTTTATCCCAACTAAGTAGTGGCCTGCATGGCTCATATTTAGTAGGGACAAATTTGTAATCATCCTTTGTTGGTGGCCTAATATTGACAATACGTGTTTCAAAGCTTTTCGACCCCTCCTTCTCATGCTCTGCCAAGTCAACAAGTTTTGAAGTGCGGCTCCTTGCAATTTTGGACAAAAATAGGGCCATaacagcagccttcttctttggctcgtatggggaaaccaatttggggaccgagaattttgttttctttggttgcggtggtgtcttatcatcatttttgggtgccggtggtgtggaagattgcggtgttgaagcatggggtttaggtgatggtggtaaagcctggggtttaggtgatggtgggggagtgggttttgatggtggtggggatggtggttgaggcattattggtgatggtggtggtggggattgtggatgcaagataggagaGGTTGGTGGAGTGGAAAGAGATGTGGGATGGCACAACTCCTGAGTCTGCGGCACTTCTCGGGGTGATGGTTCTGGTAGCTGAGACAGCAAGACGTCCCGTCGAGGCCAACGAAtaaaattcttgatagcttgtcccagtTTCTCAATGCCCTCAGGACCgggaatgtctagcatgtcgtcctcatatccttggacaactgtcaacacttccaccctacagtagtccTCAGGGATCTCACTACCATGGAATTGACGCCCCGGGATCgcaagtcctgtggctacttcccttgtacggttATTGTTAAAACCATACCTTATGACTACGGAACAAGGCACAGGACTATCGATCTCATCAACTGGATAGCGGACCTTGTCTCCGGTAGACGCAATACTGCTTGGGACGACCGGAGCTTGTTCCgttgttgtcggggcgacgactAGCTACATTTGAGGAGGCTGTTGGCCACttaattggctagacattgcggtcgccaatcgctgcatcaactcaggaggaggattggagaggattttagacatcacctcttcgacttctctcttagcctcctccttaaaataattagacattccttccttgtagcgatcccgtttcctatacattgcttcccactctggtccgaatccttctttccatccttcttttgatGAGATGCCTCGTACACGACCAGGATGCTCTGGGTTACCCAGAGCAACAGTAAGGACATCTTTCTCCCTTTGAGGCTTAAATTCACTTGCTtgctgcttagctgccactgccaaaatattcttcgctgcctcttcgaccattgggtcAGAAAATGATAAGCCAGACTTGGCTTCCTTTGTCGGTACACGAGCACGAATCCACCTCGAGCCcctatgtaacaccctaaaaattatttccttggaaaatagagctaaaataaattacttatgaatttttgtgctcatgagaatataggaagaataatatttttcattaaaataaaatttatcataggattagtaatctggttgtgcattcatgctggagaatttatttttgtgatgagtgtatttgaacctaaaattcaaaatgatttaaaaatgattttggaaaactattttggaagaaaaaaaaagaataaaaaaaaggaaaggccGACCACCCCCGCTCGGCCTTGCTGTCCGCCCCGGCCCAGCTCGCCTCGGCCCAGGGCGCAGCCCACGCACGCGTGTGACCCCCTCCTCCTTCTCACGCTGACGAGCCGGTCCCACATCGCGGCGTCACCCTCTTCTTCTTCGTTCGTAACCGAGGAGGACATCTCAGCTCAGGCCGATTTGATTCCCGAGAAACCGTGATTTCGTTTCCTTTTTCAACAACCGAGACCCTATAAGATGCCTAGCAGTGCCCCGCGTGATGATTTTCCTCTCTACGCCGCCAGACCAAGCCCTAAATGCCCGGCGCATCGCGAACTGGATCTCGCCGAGATTGAGAGCAAGCCCCACACGCCGCGAGCCCTCTCCGTTGCCCTTCGGTCTGCGAAAGGTTGCTAGTCGAGaccgcggtgagctcctcgttCTCCTGgcgtttttattttgttttttgtgCTCGGGAAAGAGAAGCCAGCGGTCgccggcgaggagctcggccccGGCCATGGCGTCCGCCGTGGTGCTCGCTGGTCGGCCGGTGCTCCCTCTCGATGGATTTGAACCGTCCGATCGACGATCAACGGCCGTAaaaagaagataccccttcgccgggatttttgctaaagagacccccTGATCTGAGAAACCAACCCGAGGTCCTTGGCGTATTCCCCGTTTACGTTTTCAAATTCTAAAGACGTATTCTGGTGCGGCTTAGaagaaaatacgttttctgttatttacagaattgccattgGGAGTATTTTGCTCATAACATACTcactttaactccgtttttgtccattcaaatttcgttagattcgtatttacgagctctacatgttagaagtattattttactgttttgaaactttttaatttcctggtactatttaattaattatttctctataggaaatcgtaGAAAactcataacttctccgttttaattccgattttcgtgaactttacgtttatgtgatcgtagcgctgcgtagaatattttgataaacttttatatttgttttaccactgtttggtgtattgttctaattatatcttgtttgcttcgtgtatgattgtctatattggattgcgtgttgttgattgatgattggattagacggtgagccgtacgttggtgctcaagatcaagcatttgaagaccagcaggcttaggagagctttgatcaaggcaagtataattggggaatatccttgttacctatacacaattaatacaattcatatgcatgtgtccaccttgatgaccttagcaaaatcatagatgattgttatcctggattccttgttacctatttggatatgcatttgggtagttcttgctagtgcttgattataatccatgatcttgtaacatgaatgttggatatacaataaacaataaaataagctttctagcaacttgaacataaagggtggaaagaactctggcttttgacagattgatcttgaccctccataaggacttatcccttggcaaaagctaggacaactcgtacaaccatgagggctatatggctctggctttagtcaagtatgagtaagcttttctagcttgttagaggttacccgaaagggcggaggggctgaaccgttttgggtatagtgcgagcccctgtccttatgtgtataggctgcgcgtcattgtgccatttggaaggggggtatctatatctgcgcgcaaaggaaaccttgcagccctaacttgttagacgaacctttgaaagacttcatagtgaaccctgccggctttccttggaagtgagctaagaggtcgacgggcctcgggcgaaagggtaaatcatgactcatgggtcaagatgtacaacctctgcagagtgttaaatctggtatactagccgtgcccacggatatgggcggcccggaaaactgatggaatagatggacactgatgaacgtgaataatgataataaatgatggtttattatgttgtttatatgtgttattcttaattcttgtatacattgatcatgtggttatgagatttaatatgctaccttgatatttgctatccaatgattaaatatgctatctacatataaaagctaaatgcagtcaaaccagtgtaagCTATTTGggtctcatgaacccctggttatacttgttgagtacgatatgtgctcactcttgcaatttcccccacacttcaggagttgttttaggcttgtgatcaaccagtcagttggatcctagagagaggagttaatacccgaagtttggagttgtctatccgctgtttgctattaaaggttatctcttttatactaaatacgttatatatttatgcattgtcttttgatattaccccttatttgtagctatatgtgagacttggcttctaaaactcacatatggtgcatatctggttttgtccttaaaatcgggtattacacccTGCGACCAAGTTGGTTAGGGAGCGCTGGTAGACCCTTAGCCCTCtgcgcttcatcctcttgctcccattgggcaagcttgcgctggtaaccacctgtgcctaggtggtggtggtacttgttcctttttgcgaGCTCGGATTTGGAttcgctcaaagctttgaactcctcggtactcctctgctctagaaacacCGCCCACTGACCAGCAGTGATTTTATACCTTTTTGTcgggtccaaccctttctttgcccacttagaattcaactcggacttgtaattcctaaacatgattccccactgcttcaatgtgtactcctttactaggtcttctgaaccctaaggtaaaacaaaccttgtaagtagcttgtcccacattcttttgatttcattttggtccactttTGCCCACTCCGtgactgtgatgtcaagatggtccctaactaagaaTCCAAGTGCGTTACGCCACTTAGGTAAGGCCTCTAGAGGAGCTAGGGGTTGTCCTGTCGCGCTCACATCTGTAATTCTAAACGTGACTTTTGGAAACAAATTCAATCCTCTGTCACCTCGTTTCCTTTTCCTGTCATCAgtcttctcggtggttgtctCCGTCGTCGGCTCGGGTGCACCTTCATGTGTGAATTCTTCCTGGGATAGGATCTCTTTCAGTTCATTAAACTGAGATAACACCTCCTGTTCATGTTAAAAGTTAAACACATAAATCATTCTTGTACATATACTGAGGGACATAAAAGTTAGaaagatttaattatggatGAGTAATTCATCACCTCATCTCCTTCTGGAATGTAATCAGGGTCACGTTCTAATTCACGACGAGCGTTCCTCTCTATGTGAGGATCTGGAATGTCGCTAGGGGAGGTCTCGTACGAAGGACTTGATTCACGTTCTTTTGCATTCTCCGTGTGGTCCGACCCTTGTGCTTGCTCAGTGCTGTGTGACACTTGCACCTTCTCTGTGTGGTCCGAACCTTTTGCCAGTGCTTGGTCGATGCGGTCAGACCCTGACGCTTGGTTTGGGGTTGGAGAAGTCCTCGTGCTAATCTATAcaaataattacttagcatatgcataactaaagcaggaatctttttctgcgcataatagtcaacctcttctttatctttgctcatGGGTTTTTAACTCTATTGGATGTTCTTTTGGGCcttctttcgcttcttccctgctttacacatggaggcagcacaatcctctCAATCCTGTTTCTACACGCATGGATCTTCTTGACACCCATAGTCAGCggactgatcagcttctttgcatagtacgtgttagcaggcactttgttctcctttggaagCATATCACCGATAATACTTAAAAACGCATCGAATCCAGCATCAGACAAaccatacctggcttttgccatcaaCAGTTTTAGCACAGCTCGCAACGTTGTGTACTCTTTGGTATAATCTttagactcatcatacaaaggctcttctgctgccttcttcaaggcctccatcgctttcattaataacattgatggttcagtatgacgacgcaacattgcctccaAGAATTCTGCATCTTCCGCAGTCGTATtatttggtaagacatgagtttTTGCACCATCATTTCCCCAGCAAATCCACCAGCaataacatttggcacaacatgttcactctCGGGTGTGTCGTGGAAAAACTGATCAGCAGTCATGCCTGGACCATCGGTGTCGATGTGTGCTGGGTTCCCAACTGTATAAGGCgctgagctaccctctccatgctttgtccaaatcaagtaatccttcataaatcctcggcagactagatgagaaatgattacttcagtatcttcaaatagaagaatatttctgcagtcgtagcatggacaatatatatgcttcgtctttgttctcaaagcatggttcttagcggcatcaacaaacctatgcacctcgggtatatatgatggatctagtcttgataagttatacatccataaggacctctccatcatgacctgttgaaaagttagtaaattaattgaaatattgtctaggaatatttgttatcaaaaataaaagaacacctaacaattaaataaaattgaaaaatgaaacatggaaatggtgagagaagaggcaacatcttaagcaacctcatacatgaaaaatgcttatatatttctctctcttcccaagcatggaaacaccattcatgaaaactactacatatatatttcttggattcacaaattagagaaggaaacataaaaaagaagagaggagagacatcatctaaccatcttaagcaacctcatttgagcaaatatagaccatacctagctattctactctctccctctcatgatgaaaccctagatccaaaaagtagcttaAATTGAGgaagagggcacaaaaagaggcattagaggcatcaactaaccttacttagccacctccttccaagaaatgaagatcaaaacctcccctttgtattttgaaaaatctggacctccaagatgggctgcaatggaaggtggctgcgagctacagttctgcccgaggagaaagaagaaggctagtggtatttataggaagataaatcacaggcggtttgttatatgaaccgcctgtgtaaatacatTAACACAGACGGTCGcattatgtgaaccgcctgtgttaatggatttacacaggcggttcgcaTAACatgaccgcctgtgtaaatgaaccatttacacaggcggttttattACAATAACCGCCTGTACTGAGCCTTTTGTACAGACGGTTTTCAATTCTGGTCGTACAATTTTACAACACAGACGCGTTATAATTAAAACCGCCTGTGCAAATGTTTTACCTCTGCCGGCTTAGAACATCTGTGTACTAGTGGTTTAGTGAACACAATGTCTCTATCTGTGTATGGTGGTGTAGCATGAACTGCTCCCAACAAAGGCAACGACATGAGGCTTAACCATCCTACTTTGATTCCATAAGCTGTTGTGAGAATTCTAATTGTTCGATGCAGGAACACCGGACATGAACAGCAACTTAGCAGTAGTGAGGAATCAAGGTTGTGCGGATCACACAATGGCTGACGACAGAAGCTCGATACAATGTTCAAATTGAAAGGCTCCATATATGAACAGTCCCTTTCCTCCTAAATTACAGAGGACCTACAAAGGACACCATTTCCTAGTTCACAGCCCTTAATTCTGAGTCACTtgttttttccaaaaaaattgaaAGAAGGAGCCATCATCTGTCCTGGCATCTTCACAGTGCACTTTTGATAAAGAGAAACCCAAGCATCACATAACTTCATCAAAAACCCAGAAACAGTACCTACAGGGACACAGTAGgtcaaaaaaaagataaaagttttctAAAAAAAGATCAAAGAAATTCCCTAAAAAATAAAGATCAAAGAAACATAGTAGTAGTTATCAACCATTAGGcccaacaaaggaattatcaccAATGTGATACTAAGTATTCTTCACTGAAGTAAGATCTATGATTAATTATAGGATAtaaaagagaaaccaagatatTGAGAGTTTCAAAAGCCGAAATACTCAATTCTCCATGGGAATATATGAATTGTAGTAGGTACTTCTAATTTTTGAATGTCTGGCCATATTTGTGATCCCCATATGTTTATCCCCATCGTACCATAAACATAAGTCTGTTCTATAGAGCTATTCAGTGTCATGTTTTTGGTCCGGATTtcttaatactccctccatccacaaAAGAGAGTCAATTTCTAAAGTTATTCTAAATTAAATTTATAAACTTTGaataaatttctagaaaaatatgctaagatttatgatattaaattagtatcattagattcatcatagaatatattttcatatgatgtgcattttatgtcatagatgttgttattttttttctataaagttagtcaaacttaaaaaagtttgattggtacggattctaggaattgattctttcgtggacggagagaCTATTGAATTGCATCAGCCCTTTTTATTAATGATTCTTATAGTCCTACTGTCCTAGCAGACACGTCGTGTTGGAGGCCTTAGAAACACATAAAATTTATATTCCTCGCTCTTTAGATGTGTTAGCCGGAGGAAAAACTAAAGGGGGCATTTTCCAAATGCACTGAAAAATAGGTTCTGTTTTCAGTGATGCGGTGATGAACAAAACTGAAAAGTGAATACACACTAGTACTGGATGGAGAAAGCACGTCTAAAAAATTTTAGCAACCTAATAAACAACAGTGTCATGACAGACCATCACGGTATTAACATTGTCAAAACTCCTAACAAACTAGTATACTACTAATATAGACCGTTGAAATAAAACTAAAGATACCACGATCATGCATTGTCCTCCGGTAGTCCATCGACAAGGCCACGCAGACCGGGCTTGAGCTCATTGTTACAGAACTGCCAGTACTGAGCGGTGTCGCCAGCCTTCTTGCAAACCTTCACCATGACGATCTCAGGCGTCAGTTCAAAGATCTTGGCAGAGATAAGGAGCACGCCCTGGTTCCCGTTCCTTGTCTCCTCGATGCGCAcctggtactccttggtgcgcGCCGTGAAGCTGACATGCGCAGCGATTTCCTCTAGCTTGGAGATGATCTTGGGCACGGGTGCGGCGGACACGAACCGCATATGCTCGCTCGGCTCCTCAAATAACCCGGACAGGTTGAGACTCGGTGAGGACGCGATGATGTCGAACGCGTTTAGACTCTTGTGGCGGCGCATGAGCGGCTGCGCTTGGACGGCGGCGCTACCGGTGTTCTGGAGTGTGGTCAGTGATGGCGCCGACACCGAGGTATGCATTGGGCACGCCATCAGGGAGGCTAGATCCCCCGTCGATGTAGATGATGACACAGATGACGTTGTCGACTCATCGTCAGAATCGAAGTCAGAGTCACACAGCTCCGGCTCGCTAAGGCTCCGTGGAATCTCCTTGAAGTTCTTCTTGAACCAAAGATTTTCCTTCATCTGCGGTATGGTGATACGGAGCGCCGGGTCGGGGCAGAGGATGCGGTGGACGAGGGCGACGAGGCCGGTACTGAACCACGGCGGGCAGTGGTAGTCGCAGCGGCGGATCATGTGGTACAAGCTGGTGTCCTTGTGATTGAAGGGGTAGCGGCCTGCCACGAGCGCGAAGAGGACGACGCCGCAGGCCCAGACGTCGGCCTTGGCGCCGTCGTAGCCGCAGCGCAGGAACACCTCGGGCGCGATGAACATGGGCGTCCCGCAGACGGTGTGGAGGAGCGCCTCCCGCTGCGCCATGCCGCCGGCGAGGACGACCGAGAGCCCAAAATCGGCGACCTTGATGTTGCCCGTGGCGTCGATGAGGATGTTTTCGGGCTTGATGTCGCGGTGGTACACGCCGAGCGAGTGGCAGTAGTCGAGCGCGGACACGAGCTGCTGGAAGACGCGGCGCGCCGAGGCCTCGCTGATGCCGCGGCCGGCGCGGTGGACCAGGCGGGCGTTGATAGTGCCGCCGCCGACGAACTCCATGACGACGAAGATGCTCTTCCTGGTGGCCATGACCTCGTGGATGCGCACGACGTGGGGGTGGCGCACCCGGCGCATGATATCGATCTCGCGCATGATCTGCTGCTGCACCTGCACGGCGCCTAACTTGGACAAGTGATCCTTGTCCATGATCTTGATGGCGACCTCCTCCCTGGTGTCTACGTTGCGCGCGTGGTACACCTTGGCGAAGCTGCCCTTGCCGAGCAGCTTGTCGAGCTCGTATCGCCCCATTAGCAGGCGGGGGAGTTTCCCCATGCCGCtaacgccggccggccggcggcgtgagagagagggagagcctGTGTATGAGGATTCTTGTTACATAGGACAGGCTGAGATGCGTAAGGAAA is part of the Sorghum bicolor cultivar BTx623 chromosome 10, Sorghum_bicolor_NCBIv3, whole genome shotgun sequence genome and harbors:
- the LOC8061928 gene encoding CBL-interacting protein kinase 25, whose product is MGKLPRLLMGRYELDKLLGKGSFAKVYHARNVDTREEVAIKIMDKDHLSKLGAVQVQQQIMREIDIMRRVRHPHVVRIHEVMATRKSIFVVMEFVGGGTINARLVHRAGRGISEASARRVFQQLVSALDYCHSLGVYHRDIKPENILIDATGNIKVADFGLSVVLAGGMAQREALLHTVCGTPMFIAPEVFLRCGYDGAKADVWACGVVLFALVAGRYPFNHKDTSLYHMIRRCDYHCPPWFSTGLVALVHRILCPDPALRITIPQMKENLWFKKNFKEIPRSLSEPELCDSDFDSDDESTTSSVSSSTSTGDLASLMACPMHTSVSAPSLTTLQNTGSAAVQAQPLMRRHKSLNAFDIIASSPSLNLSGLFEEPSEHMRFVSAAPVPKIISKLEEIAAHVSFTARTKEYQVRIEETRNGNQGVLLISAKIFELTPEIVMVKVCKKAGDTAQYWQFCNNELKPGLRGLVDGLPEDNA